The Ignavibacteria bacterium genome contains the following window.
ATTAACTTAGATAAACAAGAAAAAAATTTAGATCAAAATCTTTAAAGAATAAATTAAATCTTACTTCCAAATCATTTAAAACAAAAAAAGCTGTTCGGCATAAACCGAACAGCTCGAATAAATTACAATATTAAAATCAACCTTGCTGCATTACATGATTTTTAATCCATTGAGTTGTAACAGACTTCGGCCTTACGATTGGCATTCCAACAGCTCGTGCAATAACAGTTTGTGCAGTAACTCCAAGCGTACGTGATACTGCAAACAAAACTGTGTAATAATCAAATTCCTTCATTCCATAATGCCAGAGTAAAGCACCAGAACCAGCATCAACATTAGGCCATGGATCTTTCGCTTTGCCCTGTTCCATCAATACTTGTGGAACTACATTAAAGATTTTCTCAACTATCTGGAAGATTTGATCATTTGCACAATAGGTTTGACCAAACTTCAAGAATGCATCAAATCTTGGATCAGTAATTCTTAAAACTGCATGACCATATCCAGGAATTACTTTTCCACTATTTAACCAATCCCATGCGAATTGACGAAGCTGTTCATCAGTCGGGACACCTTTGAAATGTTTCTTAAGATCAAGAACAAATTTCAGACATTCTTGATTTGCAAGTCCATGAAGAGGACCAGCGAGTCCATTCAATCCAGCTGAGAGAGCATAGTAAAGATCAGACAATGCAGAGGCAACTGTTTGAACTGTTGATGCGCTAACATTTCCACTTTCATGATCAGAATGCAGAACAAGATAAAGTCTCATTAACTTTATAAATTCACCCTTTGGATCTTTGATGCCAAGCATCTTTGCGAAATCAGCACCCATATCGAGCTTTGGATCACTTGGAATTCGTGGACCTTTGTTATATTTCATTCTGTAGATACCAGCTGCAATAATTGGAACACGAGCAACTAAATTCAATGCATCCTCAAGAGTATAAATCCAGTAATCTTCTTTCTTCAATCCTTTATCATACTGTTTTTTGAAAACAGACTCTTTCTCCATTACGAGAATCGCAGTGTTAAGCATACACATCGGGTGCGAATCTTTAGGCATTGCTTTCAAAACTTTCCAGACATAATCGGGAACTTTACGACGTTTTCTTAAATCTGCCATTAAAAGTTTTAGTGATTCTTCATCTGGCAACTCACCTGTTAAAAGTAAATAAAAAATTTCTTCAGGTAATTTGTCCGCTAATTCAGCAATTGGAATTCCACGAATCAGCAAACCTCTTTCTGGTGGAACAGATGAGGTATCACATACAAGTGCTTTAACTCCTCGCAACCCACCGAAAATTTGGGCAACGGTTATTTTATCGACTTCTTTGTCGCCGTATTGTTTAACGAGGTTCTTAACCTCTTCTCTTAGTGCGGGAATTTGTTCGGCGAGCTTTTCTTTTAATGTGGGCATTAGTTCCTCCCTTTTGATTGGTTTATATTAATTGATTTAATAATTTAGAATATCAAGTAATTTTTCTGTTCAAACTTAATTATTAAATTTTTTTAATTCAATGAGTGAGAAATGAAATGAGAGCATTAACTTTAATCTTAATCCTTATCACTTTCAACTTATCTCTATCAGTTCCAAAAGAATTTCCAAATTCAGAAACTCAAAAAACACCTTATTTTTCAAGCGTTTTTGATACTTTACGGTCAGGGCTTGAAACGGAAATCGATAAATTAATTAAAGAATTCGGTTATCCTACTGGAATTGCCTTCAAAGATTTAAGGAGTGGTGAAATTTATAATTACAATGAAGATGAAATCTTTCCAACAGCAAGCGCAATTAAAATTGAAATACTTATTCATTTAATGAAAGAATACCAAGATGGGAAAATAGATATTTATAAAAATGTTCCTGTCAATTTGAAAGTTGGAGGAAGCGGACTTCTTCAATTTTTCGATCAAAGTAATTTGAACTTAAGCTATTATAATCTTGCCGTCCTGATGATTCAACAAAGTGATAATACCGCAACAAATATTCTAATTGAAAAACTTGGGATGGAAAATATCAATCAAACAATAAAGTCACTCGGACTTAATCAAACAAAACTTCAAAGAGTGATGATGGACTTTGAAGCAAGAAAATCAGGTAGAGAAAATATCTCTTCACCGAAAGATAAACTTACATTACTTGAAATGATTTATCGTAGATATATTTTTCCTGATTCAATCAATAACGAAGTGATAAAAATTTTAAGCATTCCAAAACCAACTCCTCTTTTAAGCGAAATAGATGGCGATATAACACTTGCAAGTAAAGGTGGTGAGCTCGATGATGTAAGATGTGAAATGGGAATTTTTTTCTGCGAGAAATTCGATTACATACTTGTTGTTATGACAAAAGATTTACCGAACTCAAATCTCGGAGATGAATTTATCAAAAAAATCAGCGGTGTGTTTTACAATTACCTAAAGTCGAAATATCAACAATAAAAAACTTTGATTTGATTATTGACCGCATTCTAAAATTTTGTGGTTAATGTTTTTGCCTTGGAAATAAATCAAACTAAGAGAATCTTTCATTAAAATATTTTCTTGTTCCGAAGATTTTAAAATTTTTATATCGAAGAAATAAATTCTAAGAAAATTTTCGATGGGCACAATTTGATCTAAACTTTAGAATTTGTATTCAAAATTTTTTCTGCAACGAGTTTTCCACTTTTGACTGCACTTTCAATCGTGGAGGGAAAATTTGTATCTGTAAAATCTCCAGCGATAAATAAATTCGGATAATCTGTTTCAGTCTTTACTCTGTGTTTTATTGATGAAAAATCAGAAATAAATGTTGCTCGTTTTTCTTTGATGATTTTGAAATAAACAATTTTTCTGTTTTTATATTCAGGAAAATAATTTAGAAATTCCGTCAGAAAGATTTCCTTCAAAGTTTGATCATTTAAGTGAACGAATTCTTCAGCGTTACTTTTTGTTAATGTAATGTGAGTTTTATGAAAGAATGCCCAATGGACTGGTGAATTCCATAATGCAAAGAATTTTATTTCTCCATTGTAATTTTCAAAAATTATGTGGGCATTGATTATTGATTGAAAGCTAAGTTTGATTTCTTTTTCATTCATCAATCGGAGATATGAATGATAGGGAACAGCAAGAATGAAATAATCGGCAAAATGTTTTTCTCCATGATTATCAATTGCACAATGAACTCGACTATTCTGAAACTCGAGTTTAGTAATTGAGCAGTTCTTAATGATTTCAACATTTTTATCAAATAAAAAATTTTCCGCTGGAATGAGGAAACTTTCGAAGAAAGATTTCTCTGGGATAATTAAACGAGCATTCTTAAAATCTTCAAAAAACATTTTTTTTAAGATGAAAATGAAAACCTTTGCTGAAGCTTTTTCGATTGGTGAGTTCATTGTAGATTCAACGAAAAGCTGCCAGAAGTTATTAATTAGATTTTCACTTTGCTGATGAAACTTAAGAAGATCTATGACTGATAAATTTTCAAAGACTTTCTCTTCATATTTTCTGATACGGACAAGAAAATTCAACAATCTGAATTTATCTTTTATTTCAAGATTTCTGAATTTCAAAAGATTTATAAAATCTTCAAATGAATTTGAATATGTCAGTGACCATTCTTTTAGTTTTTTATCTCGAAATTTTACTGCGAATTTATTTTGAACTAAGAAATTTTTTTTCACATTAATTTTGTCTAACAACTCCAAAGTCTCGCGATAACCCGAAATCAAAAGATGTTGACCATTATCAAACCACAAATTCAAATCTTTCTCGAAGTAAGATTTAAATCTACCGCCGAGTTGTGGAGAACTTTCAAATAATCTAATCTTTAAATTTTTTTCTGAGAGATTAATTGCCGCCGATATTCCAGCGAGTCCACCACCGATTATCAATACACTCTTCATTTGTTGAGCAAGTGATATTTAACATAATTTTTAATTGTAATTCTCATCTTTTCGAATGAATTCAGATTATTATTTTTTGAATAAACATCATAAGAATTCTTTTCAATTTTCTTTAAAATCTTGTAATAGATTTCCTGCATTGCTCTTCCCATAGCCAGAACTTTGTGATCTTCTGGATGAAAATACTCATTCGCTTTTTGATAAAAATATTCAGCCCTGTGAGCTTCAAACTTCATCAATTCAATGAAATTATCGTTATAAATGTTTTGCTTTAATTCTTCATTTGAATAATTAAATCTTTTTAAATCTTCCTGAGGCAAATATATGCGGTCATTTTCTGCATCAATTTTTACATCTCTTAAAATATTGGTCAATTGCATTGCGATACCAAGATTATAAGCATAATCTCTACTTTGAGGATTTTTATATCCGAAAAGTTCAATGGACATTAATCCAATGGTTGAAGCAACACGATAACAATAAACAATTAATTCATCGAAAGTCTCATAGCGATTTTTCGTCAAATCCATTTTAACACCCTCAATCAAATCCACAAAAGGTTCAACGGACATTTTAAAATTTTTTATTACCGAAGCGACTGAGTTCAATAATTCAAATTTAGAATTAGAAGAAAGAGCTTTCTGAAATTCTTTTTTCCATTCTTCAATGCGAATAAATTTCTCTTCATTTGAAATTTCTGAATTATCAACAATATCATCAGTAACCCGACAAAAGGCATAAATTGAATGCATCGCTTTTCTTTTATTTTCAGGAAGAAAAAGAAAAGTGTAGTAGAAACTGCTTTTAGCTTGTTTTGTGATTATATCCTCGAGATTCTTAGCCATTAAAAATTACTCGTGTAATAATTTTCAACCAGTCAAGTTTACTTAAGGTTGGTCTAAATCGTATTGTATCAAAATCAGCTTTTTTAATTAATGAAAGAATCTTTAGTCCCCCTTCAATTGTTAATTTAATTTCTATTCTGAATAAACCTGATAAGTAAGGGAGTAAATTCTTTCCTTCATTAAACAAATCCTCAGTAAAACTTATTGCTTCATTAAGAGTTGTCCTCAATCTATCATCAACAGAATTATTCTTAACAAAATCAATCAAGTCAGCATTTGAAAGATTATTTTTTGCAAGAAGAGACTGAGGAAGATAAAAACGATTCCTTTTTATATCGATCTTCAAATCCTGAAAAAAGTTTGTCAATTGCAAAGCTGAACATATCTGGTCAGAGTAAAAAAATGCTCTATCATTTTTAACTTCAAATAATTCAAGCAGAATTCGTCCAATAGGATTTGCTGATTTAGAACAGTAATTAAGCAAATCATTCCAATCTTGGTAAAAGTTTTTCTCATTGTCTTGAATAAAAGCATCAATCAAGTCAATAAAATTTTTTATAGTAAGTGAATTCGTTTCAATGGTATCAAAAACAGCTGGTAAATGCGGGTAATTTTTATCGTGAGTTTTTTGAATTAATAAATTTTTGTACTCTTTTAATTTATTTATTCTTATTTGTGGTGAAATATTTCCTTCATCCGCAATATCATCAGCAATTCGAGCAAACGCATAAACTGCTGCTATGAATTTTCTTTTGCTTTTGGGGATTAGAAGAGATGCAACTGGAAAATTCTCGTAATGTTTTTTTGCTAGTTCAATGCAAAAGTTATAAGAGCTCTCTAAGATTTGATTCATTATGGATAAAATTTTTGTGCCGAAGAGGGGACTCGAACCCCTACGGGATTACTCCCACATGACCCTGAATCATGCGCGTCTGCCAATTCCGCCACTTCGGCAATTCAATGAGCTAATTTTCAAATGCAATTTAAAATGATATCGATTTTTAAACAAACTTATGAGAAAAATTCACTATAATTACAAAATTTAATGTCCAGAGTTTTTAATACGAAAACCCGAAGATACAAATCAACTCACACAGCTTTCTTTTAATTCCACAATTCCTTTACTACAGTCAATTTCAGCCAATGCACCAATTGGAATTGTATTCTTCGACTTGATGTGACCATGAATTAAGTTATATACAACAGGCTTTTTCAGATTTGAAAAGTAATCACTTACCACATCGTTTAGTGATAGCGATTTTTTCGATGGATCAGTTTCTTCGCAATCAGTGAAGTTACACAGAACGATACCTGCTACTTTATCAAATATCTTAGCAAGTCTCATTTGTGCAAAGAAACGATCAATACGGTAAGGTTTTTCTTCAACTTCTTCCAAGAACAAGATCGACTTATCGAATTTTGGCAAATAAGGAGTTCCTATTAATGAACAAACTAAAGACAGGTTTCCACCAAGCAATCTACCTTTCGCTTTACCTTTTGTAATACAGGAGATTTTTTCTCCTTGAGGATTTTTGAATTTACCAAAAGGTTTTGTAGAGTTTATCATTCGCCAAAAATTTTCTTCAGTAAATTTATCCACTTCTCCTGAAAAATCTACCGCAGCCATTGGACCAGCAAAAGTAATTAAACCTGTCTTTTGAAAAATTGCAAGTTGAAGAACTGTTATATCACTGTAGCCCACAAAAATCTTTGGATTTTTTTTGATCAGATTAAAATTAATTTTATCAAGAAATCTTATTGAACCATACCCGCCTCGAACGCAAAAAATTGCTTTTACTTCCTTATTTGAAAACATCGAATGAAAATCTTCCAATCGTTCTTCGTCAGTTCCTGCAAGGTAACCCCTGACTTTACCGACATTCTTACCAACTATTACTTTGTAACCAAGTTTTTCAAAATAAACTACTGCTTGATTAATTTTTTCCAAGTTATCGGGAGTAGATGCAGGTGAAATCAATCCGATCAAATCCCCTTTTTGAAGATGTTTAGGTTTAATTACTTTCATCTTTTCTCCTTTTTGATTAAAAATAAAATGGGGTTTTAATTCCAAAAACAAAATAATTAATTCTATACGAATTAAAATTCGCTCTCTGATACTGAATTGCTGCTACAAAATTTTTGTAAAAATTATAATTCACCTGAACGGAATAATTTGAGATTTGAGTTTCAAGTTGATTATAGAATACCATTAAATCTGGATTATAGAAAAATGATCTCGAGCCAATTGATACACTCCCTTTAATTGAAAGTTCATAAAAAGGAAAATATAAAAGGGATAATTGCAGTGATGTTTGTTTTCGACCATCTGAAATGAGATGTGTGGAAAGAATTGTGTTTATAAGAAACTTATAATGCGGATAATAATCTGTCCTTAAATAAATCTGCTTTGCATTAAGATTATTATTTCCCGTTTGTTTGAAATAAGAAAACCCAGCGCCGTAATAAAAAGGATATACACCAAGAACTATTTCAGGTGAAATTAAATAGCCATCATCAACCAAATTATTAGAGATGTAATCATCTTTATAATTACCATCAATTTTCAGTAAATCAAGTTTAAGTTTCATTTTTAATTCACTTAACCAGTAATGAATTCCTCCGCTAAAATTATTTTGATAATATTCCCACAGCAAGTTTCTTGTTTTATTTTTGATACTAATTCTATCGTAACCTAAAACCAGGTAATCATAATTATTCCAGCTGAAGGTGCTAAACACTGAATACTGCTGCGAATTTGTCCGATCCGAATAATCTCCATAAGTGAAATAAATTGAAGGTTGAAAAAAGAAACTTCCTTGAGAGAATAATGGAATAGAATAATATAAAGTTAAGAGCACAATTTTATTTAACAAGTTTCAGTCCCTCCAATGCCGATTTATCATTTTCACTTATCATCAAAGTATTGATAAAATGAGACTTCGCTTCAGATTTCTTGTTGAGATAAAAATAAGTCCAGCCAAGATAAAGATTTGCTTCGTAATCACTTGGATATAAATCATAGACTTTTTTTAAGAAATTTTCGGCTTTTGAATATTCCCTCCTGTTGAAGTAGAGTTGTCCAAGTCGAAGATTTGCAGTATAATTATTTGGATCAAGAGTAAGAACCTTTTGATAAATTTTCTCAATCTCATTCCATTTTTCCTGCCCAGAAAGAGGTAATGTTAAACCAAGATATGGTTCAATTGATTTTTCTTGAGTAAGTCGAATTGCTTTTTGATAATAATTGATTGATTGATCATATTTCTTCTGAAGATAATAAAGATAACCAAGCCTGAGATTTAAGAGATAATCATTCTCATTATTTTTATAAACATTAAGTAATGCATCTGTTGCTTTCTGATAATTCCCCTTAAACGCTTCATTAATTGAGGTATTAAATGCTGAGATTTTCTCATCCTTTTGTTGAGAAAAAACTACATTTGTTAAAATAATTGTGCTTATAACAATTGTAAAAATGCCCAAATAATAAATTATTTTTTTCATACTTCTTCCTCCGTTAAAAATTTAAACTCACATTTGATTTGATCATTCTGGATGCATTTAAAAGATTTGATGTAACCATCTTTTTCAATTTCAATCATATAGTCCCGATATAATTTTACGAATTTAAATATACCTCTGCCTTTAAATTCAATTTTATTAATGAAAAGATAATTCCCGCTAATATCTTCCTTTGTTTCAAAATTACCTCTTGCTTCAAAAGGATTTGAGATTAAAATCATTATATCACTTAAAATCATAACTGGTTTACTTGCAATCATAGAAACAGGATAGGAATCGCTCCATCTTAAATTTAGCATTGTTGAAAAAGGAATTTGAATTGCTGCAAGATAAAAATGATAAAGTGCATCTTTTTTCTTTCCAATATAACTTGTGAAATAAAAAACTTCTTCATCATTAAAGAAAGTTGCAATAGAACCAGTTGACGATTCAATGTAGGGAATATTGTATGGGTCAATTTTTACTTCCCAGAATTCGGATATTATCTTTCCGTCTTTTTCATATTTAAGATAGAATTTATCACCATATTCAAAATTAAATGCTTCTTTAACTTTAGTGTTTATCTCAAGATTCTGAACTTTATCATCCTTTTGCGGATAATCATAAGATTTTAATTGCCAAACATTTCCATAACGAACTAGAAAATGACCAAAAGGAAATTGAATTGTTGGTGCGCCAATCTTGTCATTTTTCTGAAATTGAAAATGAATATGTGGTTCAGGTGATCTTCCACTGTTTCCGCAATTGCCTAATATATCACCTTTTTGGATTTCGTCCCCTTCTTTAACTCTAATCGAATGTTTTTTCAGATGTGATATTGCTGAAAATAAACCTTGACCGTGATCGATCACAACTGTATTACCCCAATTCTGCTTAATGTTTATCTTTCCGATTTCATTCTCGTCAATTCCATCAACTACTTTTGCAACTTTTCCTTTATAAGGAGAAATAACCGGCAAACCATAACAGTGATAATCTTCTGAATTCAATCCTGAACCACTATAAGTTTTTTCATCTTCATCTTTAATCACAAAGTCAAAAGCAAATCTCCAATCTTTTTTGTGAGTATATTCACCATCAACAGCCTGAGAAACATCCCACTCCCCGTTGAAAGGCAATGATGCATTAATGTATTTGTATTTTTCAAATCTTGCTTTTTGATTTTTGTGATAATAATAATTTTCTTCAGGGGATCCGGGTTTGAAATAAAGAAGGACAACTTCTCCTGCTTTCTCTCTAAATTTCAAAGCATAAATGATGAGAAAAACAGTAAAGTTAAAAGGTAAAACAAAAACACTAAGATTTACTTTCTGGAAAATCGATTGAAGAATTATTGTTAGGACACTTGAAATGGT
Protein-coding sequences here:
- a CDS encoding citrate (Si)-synthase; the encoded protein is MPTLKEKLAEQIPALREEVKNLVKQYGDKEVDKITVAQIFGGLRGVKALVCDTSSVPPERGLLIRGIPIAELADKLPEEIFYLLLTGELPDEESLKLLMADLRKRRKVPDYVWKVLKAMPKDSHPMCMLNTAILVMEKESVFKKQYDKGLKKEDYWIYTLEDALNLVARVPIIAAGIYRMKYNKGPRIPSDPKLDMGADFAKMLGIKDPKGEFIKLMRLYLVLHSDHESGNVSASTVQTVASALSDLYYALSAGLNGLAGPLHGLANQECLKFVLDLKKHFKGVPTDEQLRQFAWDWLNSGKVIPGYGHAVLRITDPRFDAFLKFGQTYCANDQIFQIVEKIFNVVPQVLMEQGKAKDPWPNVDAGSGALLWHYGMKEFDYYTVLFAVSRTLGVTAQTVIARAVGMPIVRPKSVTTQWIKNHVMQQG
- a CDS encoding serine hydrolase, with product MRALTLILILITFNLSLSVPKEFPNSETQKTPYFSSVFDTLRSGLETEIDKLIKEFGYPTGIAFKDLRSGEIYNYNEDEIFPTASAIKIEILIHLMKEYQDGKIDIYKNVPVNLKVGGSGLLQFFDQSNLNLSYYNLAVLMIQQSDNTATNILIEKLGMENINQTIKSLGLNQTKLQRVMMDFEARKSGRENISSPKDKLTLLEMIYRRYIFPDSINNEVIKILSIPKPTPLLSEIDGDITLASKGGELDDVRCEMGIFFCEKFDYILVVMTKDLPNSNLGDEFIKKISGVFYNYLKSKYQQ
- a CDS encoding NAD(P)-binding protein, which encodes MKSVLIIGGGLAGISAAINLSEKNLKIRLFESSPQLGGRFKSYFEKDLNLWFDNGQHLLISGYRETLELLDKINVKKNFLVQNKFAVKFRDKKLKEWSLTYSNSFEDFINLLKFRNLEIKDKFRLLNFLVRIRKYEEKVFENLSVIDLLKFHQQSENLINNFWQLFVESTMNSPIEKASAKVFIFILKKMFFEDFKNARLIIPEKSFFESFLIPAENFLFDKNVEIIKNCSITKLEFQNSRVHCAIDNHGEKHFADYFILAVPYHSYLRLMNEKEIKLSFQSIINAHIIFENYNGEIKFFALWNSPVHWAFFHKTHITLTKSNAEEFVHLNDQTLKEIFLTEFLNYFPEYKNRKIVYFKIIKEKRATFISDFSSIKHRVKTETDYPNLFIAGDFTDTNFPSTIESAVKSGKLVAEKILNTNSKV
- a CDS encoding squalene/phytoene synthase family protein; this encodes MAKNLEDIITKQAKSSFYYTFLFLPENKRKAMHSIYAFCRVTDDIVDNSEISNEEKFIRIEEWKKEFQKALSSNSKFELLNSVASVIKNFKMSVEPFVDLIEGVKMDLTKNRYETFDELIVYCYRVASTIGLMSIELFGYKNPQSRDYAYNLGIAMQLTNILRDVKIDAENDRIYLPQEDLKRFNYSNEELKQNIYNDNFIELMKFEAHRAEYFYQKANEYFHPEDHKVLAMGRAMQEIYYKILKKIEKNSYDVYSKNNNLNSFEKMRITIKNYVKYHLLNK
- the hpnC gene encoding squalene synthase HpnC codes for the protein MNQILESSYNFCIELAKKHYENFPVASLLIPKSKRKFIAAVYAFARIADDIADEGNISPQIRINKLKEYKNLLIQKTHDKNYPHLPAVFDTIETNSLTIKNFIDLIDAFIQDNEKNFYQDWNDLLNYCSKSANPIGRILLELFEVKNDRAFFYSDQICSALQLTNFFQDLKIDIKRNRFYLPQSLLAKNNLSNADLIDFVKNNSVDDRLRTTLNEAISFTEDLFNEGKNLLPYLSGLFRIEIKLTIEGGLKILSLIKKADFDTIRFRPTLSKLDWLKIITRVIFNG
- a CDS encoding LD-carboxypeptidase, which produces MKVIKPKHLQKGDLIGLISPASTPDNLEKINQAVVYFEKLGYKVIVGKNVGKVRGYLAGTDEERLEDFHSMFSNKEVKAIFCVRGGYGSIRFLDKINFNLIKKNPKIFVGYSDITVLQLAIFQKTGLITFAGPMAAVDFSGEVDKFTEENFWRMINSTKPFGKFKNPQGEKISCITKGKAKGRLLGGNLSLVCSLIGTPYLPKFDKSILFLEEVEEKPYRIDRFFAQMRLAKIFDKVAGIVLCNFTDCEETDPSKKSLSLNDVVSDYFSNLKKPVVYNLIHGHIKSKNTIPIGALAEIDCSKGIVELKESCVS
- a CDS encoding tetratricopeptide repeat protein; translated protein: MKKIIYYLGIFTIVISTIILTNVVFSQQKDEKISAFNTSINEAFKGNYQKATDALLNVYKNNENDYLLNLRLGYLYYLQKKYDQSINYYQKAIRLTQEKSIEPYLGLTLPLSGQEKWNEIEKIYQKVLTLDPNNYTANLRLGQLYFNRREYSKAENFLKKVYDLYPSDYEANLYLGWTYFYLNKKSEAKSHFINTLMISENDKSALEGLKLVK
- a CDS encoding peptidoglycan DD-metalloendopeptidase family protein translates to MNLSILIDSTLFSYSQIFFSNRRWFGALVLAATFISPVHGSIILFSVLITNLIALIFNYEEKKVREGFYGFNGLLFGAALSFFYKPNEYFIPILVLFLLINFFINTSIENYFAFAFNLPGLSLPFLISFYLFVIFNRSLKIFEISTANIQTYETINILPATINLFFQDFGYLVLQSSIISGIIIVIAILIFSRIMFIQSILGFAFSVILMDLFSIQILSPLGILITINAIIVSIALGGSLIIPSNRSIFLSFIGVTISSVLTIILQSIFQKVNLSVFVLPFNFTVFLIIYALKFREKAGEVVLLYFKPGSPEENYYYHKNQKARFEKYKYINASLPFNGEWDVSQAVDGEYTHKKDWRFAFDFVIKDEDEKTYSGSGLNSEDYHCYGLPVISPYKGKVAKVVDGIDENEIGKINIKQNWGNTVVIDHGQGLFSAISHLKKHSIRVKEGDEIQKGDILGNCGNSGRSPEPHIHFQFQKNDKIGAPTIQFPFGHFLVRYGNVWQLKSYDYPQKDDKVQNLEINTKVKEAFNFEYGDKFYLKYEKDGKIISEFWEVKIDPYNIPYIESSTGSIATFFNDEEVFYFTSYIGKKKDALYHFYLAAIQIPFSTMLNLRWSDSYPVSMIASKPVMILSDIMILISNPFEARGNFETKEDISGNYLFINKIEFKGRGIFKFVKLYRDYMIEIEKDGYIKSFKCIQNDQIKCEFKFLTEEEV